In Pedobacter sp. W3I1, one DNA window encodes the following:
- a CDS encoding SusC/RagA family TonB-linked outer membrane protein, whose product MYNFTTIKKVWGILICLLVFGLAAQAQEVDSMKTETDTTTVKVKVRAVKGEKIRGVVLDGNTNKPLVGINITVTGFNAAITDEKGRFTVVVPDYKASIIISGNGFQTKVLPVYKEKEIRTKLYPLSFTSVYNEVVTPIGTISQARAIPAISNVSLQGNWASNSESVMSYIQGRAAGVKVTRRSGTPGVGADVLIRGFNSLYATNQPLYVVDGMIFDTNNYGTSLIKGHVNNPLQFIDVRDIENISIIKDAASAATYGVKAANGVVLITTNRAHDLATNIDFSGYAGFNFKPKNLPVMGAADYRLYLSDILKSQGLSNSAIAAKPYMNDSATNPDYFKYHNETDWQNEVLKSSFDQNYFLKVTGGDNIAKYALSAAYARDRGVIDSTDNLKYSTRFNSDLNLTKKLQGSTSLSFTYTEQRLKDQGIAPVTNPLFLALVKSPFMARNEINSTGAVSPNLADYDTLQVSNPRALIEKGQNLKKAYRFYGNINFDFTFNKNFKLSNLSGVTYDKTQETLFIPRKGVTNDTLSNYVGDSRLGTQVGRFFNVFNDLRLTYDQSFGLYSKLHAIVGTRYSQSESEQDYALGFNSATDELISIGNSNAAFRTFGGDIGKWRTLNNYLSANYSYADKYLANFSMAVDGSSRFGTKAGQGFLNFDDGLRINGSRYAVLPAIGAAWIISSEQFMRNLNRVDLLKLRMSYGLVGNDDVGNYTARKYYTSQNVLGIRGIVTGNFANPNLQWETVRKFNTGIDGSFFSERLSISLDYWRNSTKNMLSYQLLSVVTGTASFINNNGGMQTNGLDLALNGRILNKGLKWDAGLTIGTSTNKMTSLPDGNSVVTSYAGGAYISQVGQSANQFYGYKTNGVYTTNAEAAASGLSSRNSLGALVPFTGGDVRFTDSNGDKIIDDADRAVIGNPNPDLFGSFNNTFTYKNWSLDALITFVSGNDVYNYTRAQLESGSTYYNQTPNINNRWKGDGQVTSVPKATYGDPVGNARFSDRWIEDGSYLRLRTVNVTYNVPLKLKAIKYAKIYATANNLFTVTNYLGYDPEFSNSGTLFSQGVDTTLEPQFRSFQLGVRVGL is encoded by the coding sequence ATGTATAATTTTACAACGATAAAAAAAGTTTGGGGCATATTAATTTGCTTACTGGTGTTTGGCTTAGCTGCACAGGCACAGGAAGTGGATTCGATGAAAACCGAAACAGATACCACTACCGTAAAAGTAAAAGTCCGGGCAGTAAAGGGCGAAAAGATCAGGGGAGTTGTGCTCGATGGGAATACCAATAAGCCTTTAGTGGGAATTAATATTACTGTTACTGGTTTCAACGCTGCCATTACCGACGAAAAAGGAAGGTTTACTGTAGTCGTACCCGATTATAAGGCCAGCATTATTATTTCAGGTAATGGTTTCCAGACTAAGGTGTTACCCGTTTACAAAGAAAAAGAAATCAGAACCAAACTTTACCCTTTGTCATTTACCTCGGTTTACAACGAAGTAGTTACCCCAATCGGCACAATTTCTCAGGCACGGGCAATCCCTGCCATCAGTAATGTCAGTTTGCAAGGCAACTGGGCCAGTAACTCTGAAAGTGTAATGAGTTACATTCAGGGCAGGGCAGCAGGAGTTAAAGTTACCAGGCGCTCCGGAACACCCGGTGTGGGTGCCGATGTGCTCATCAGAGGGTTTAACTCTTTGTATGCTACAAATCAGCCTTTATATGTGGTTGATGGAATGATTTTCGATACCAATAATTATGGCACTTCGCTTATTAAAGGTCATGTTAACAACCCGCTACAATTTATAGATGTCAGGGATATTGAAAACATCAGTATCATTAAAGATGCAGCTTCGGCGGCAACTTATGGCGTAAAGGCGGCAAATGGAGTGGTATTAATTACCACCAACCGTGCACACGACCTGGCCACCAATATCGATTTTTCTGGCTATGCAGGTTTCAATTTCAAACCTAAAAACCTGCCTGTAATGGGGGCTGCTGATTACAGGTTATACCTTTCAGATATCTTAAAAAGCCAGGGTTTGAGCAATAGCGCTATTGCCGCAAAGCCTTATATGAATGATAGTGCAACCAATCCCGATTATTTTAAATACCACAACGAAACCGATTGGCAGAATGAGGTATTAAAAAGCAGTTTCGACCAGAATTATTTTTTAAAGGTAACCGGGGGTGATAATATTGCCAAGTATGCTCTTTCTGCTGCTTATGCCAGAGATCGGGGCGTAATTGATAGTACCGATAATTTGAAATACAGCACACGCTTTAATAGTGATTTAAATCTGACTAAAAAATTGCAGGGAAGCACCAGTTTATCGTTTACCTACACCGAGCAGCGTTTAAAAGACCAGGGAATTGCTCCAGTAACCAATCCGCTGTTTTTAGCTTTGGTTAAATCGCCTTTTATGGCCAGGAATGAAATAAATTCAACCGGAGCCGTTTCACCAAATTTAGCCGATTACGATACCTTACAGGTGAGTAATCCGAGAGCTTTAATTGAGAAAGGACAAAATTTGAAAAAGGCTTACCGATTTTATGGTAACATCAATTTCGATTTTACTTTCAACAAAAACTTTAAATTATCTAACCTAAGTGGGGTAACTTACGATAAAACACAGGAAACGCTTTTTATTCCACGAAAAGGAGTAACCAACGATACGCTTTCCAATTATGTAGGCGATAGCCGTTTAGGTACACAAGTAGGCAGATTTTTTAATGTGTTTAACGATCTGCGCTTAACTTACGATCAATCTTTCGGTTTATACAGCAAACTACATGCAATTGTAGGAACACGTTACTCGCAGAGCGAAAGTGAACAGGATTATGCTTTGGGTTTTAACTCTGCAACAGATGAACTGATTAGTATTGGGAACAGTAATGCTGCTTTTAGAACATTTGGCGGTGATATTGGGAAATGGCGTACACTAAACAATTACCTGTCTGCAAATTATAGTTATGCCGACAAATACCTGGCTAATTTTTCGATGGCCGTTGATGGTTCTTCACGCTTTGGCACAAAGGCCGGTCAGGGTTTCTTAAACTTCGACGATGGTTTGAGGATTAATGGGAGTCGTTATGCCGTTTTACCCGCCATTGGTGCCGCCTGGATCATCTCTTCAGAGCAATTTATGCGAAATTTAAACCGGGTTGACCTCCTGAAATTAAGAATGAGCTATGGTTTAGTTGGAAATGATGATGTAGGAAATTATACTGCCAGAAAATATTATACCTCTCAGAATGTATTGGGTATTAGGGGGATCGTAACCGGCAATTTTGCCAATCCGAATCTCCAATGGGAAACCGTACGCAAGTTTAATACCGGTATAGATGGCTCCTTTTTTAGTGAGCGTCTGAGTATCAGTTTAGACTACTGGAGAAACAGCACGAAAAATATGTTAAGCTATCAGTTGCTGAGTGTTGTTACCGGTACAGCTTCCTTTATCAACAATAATGGTGGTATGCAGACGAATGGTTTAGATTTAGCCCTAAACGGCCGGATTTTAAATAAAGGATTAAAATGGGATGCGGGTTTAACCATTGGTACTTCGACCAATAAAATGACCAGTTTACCTGATGGGAATTCGGTTGTAACCAGTTATGCAGGTGGTGCTTATATCAGTCAGGTTGGTCAGTCGGCCAATCAGTTTTATGGCTATAAAACCAACGGGGTTTATACGACCAATGCAGAGGCCGCAGCCTCAGGTTTATCCAGCCGCAACAGTTTGGGGGCGCTGGTACCATTTACGGGAGGCGATGTTAGATTTACCGATAGCAATGGCGATAAAATAATTGATGATGCCGATCGTGCCGTTATTGGTAACCCAAATCCAGATTTATTTGGAAGCTTTAACAACACCTTCACCTACAAAAACTGGAGTTTAGATGCCTTGATCACTTTTGTTAGTGGTAACGATGTTTACAATTATACCAGAGCCCAGTTAGAATCTGGAAGCACTTATTACAATCAAACGCCAAACATTAATAACAGATGGAAAGGTGATGGACAGGTTACATCGGTACCGAAAGCGACCTATGGCGATCCGGTAGGGAATGCCCGTTTTTCTGACCGCTGGATAGAAGATGGCTCTTATTTACGTTTGAGAACCGTTAATGTAACCTATAATGTACCCTTAAAACTGAAAGCCATTAAGTACGCAAAAATTTATGCTACTGCTAATAACCTGTTTACCGTAACCAATTACTTAGGCTATGATCCGGAATTTAGCAACTCCGGAACTTTATTTAGTCAGGGCGTAGATACCACACTTGAACCTCAGTTCAGGTCGTTTCAACTAGGCGTTAGAGTTGGATTATAA
- a CDS encoding fasciclin domain-containing protein: protein MTRKYIIYVALLSISTVLYSCKDNLELHNELTNVDNSLDLAQKLDAQASLSIFNGYVKTTGYDKVLAGAQNYTVWAPTNQALANLDAAIVSDPVKLKDFVANHIALSTYPLNKEGDTTRLKLLNNKFGVFTSTKFEEGSVAGAGQFVKNGVLYTVDQAVPTKQNIWDYMLSSTDGALQKNYINNLSVTVIDTANAIVIGYNALGNPIFAPNPPMISRNTYWVNVADLRDESQQYTYFILQDAAFTAESSKLAAYYPSVDPNLNASFFMVKDLTIKGVYPIEKLPDTLISLKGVKVPINKANIIRSYRASNGMVHVVNALPFRLKDKIPEFKIEGEKPQFISAARTLLYRTKLDNLGKTFNDIEVYDHKYAEFGVFYVKANLPVVKYKVYARAISGLPGDPQVAAFTQRYFFFNPATVSYTLFYTHLVNPLTYNETYLGEYTPAQFGNFQVRLTAANSTSVNVSTLILDYLRFEPVLP, encoded by the coding sequence ATGACTAGAAAATATATAATATACGTTGCCCTGCTCAGTATCAGTACAGTTTTATATTCCTGTAAAGATAACCTGGAACTGCATAACGAGCTTACCAATGTAGATAACAGTTTAGACCTTGCTCAAAAGCTCGATGCCCAGGCCAGCCTAAGCATTTTTAACGGTTATGTTAAAACTACAGGTTATGATAAGGTGCTTGCAGGTGCACAAAATTATACGGTTTGGGCACCAACCAATCAGGCTTTAGCCAATTTAGATGCTGCAATTGTTTCTGATCCCGTAAAATTGAAAGATTTTGTGGCCAACCATATTGCACTGTCTACTTATCCATTAAATAAAGAAGGCGATACCACAAGGTTAAAACTGCTTAATAATAAGTTTGGTGTTTTTACCAGCACTAAATTCGAAGAAGGCAGTGTTGCTGGCGCTGGCCAGTTTGTAAAAAACGGGGTATTGTATACCGTAGATCAAGCTGTTCCAACCAAACAGAATATTTGGGATTACATGCTGAGCAGTACTGATGGGGCTTTGCAAAAGAACTACATTAATAACCTGTCGGTTACCGTTATCGATACCGCAAACGCTATTGTTATTGGTTATAACGCATTAGGTAATCCAATTTTTGCACCTAATCCGCCAATGATATCCAGAAATACTTATTGGGTAAATGTAGCCGATTTGAGAGATGAAAGTCAGCAATACACTTATTTTATATTGCAGGATGCTGCTTTTACAGCCGAATCTTCAAAACTCGCTGCCTATTACCCAAGTGTAGATCCGAATTTAAATGCTTCGTTCTTTATGGTTAAAGATTTAACCATAAAGGGTGTTTATCCAATTGAAAAACTGCCAGATACACTTATTTCTTTAAAAGGTGTAAAAGTACCAATCAATAAAGCCAATATCATTCGCTCATACCGTGCAAGTAACGGGATGGTACATGTGGTAAATGCTTTGCCTTTCCGTTTAAAAGATAAAATACCTGAATTTAAAATCGAGGGCGAAAAACCACAGTTCATTAGTGCTGCACGAACACTTTTATACCGTACAAAGCTTGATAATTTAGGAAAAACCTTTAACGATATTGAGGTTTACGATCACAAGTATGCAGAGTTTGGGGTGTTCTATGTCAAAGCCAATTTACCAGTGGTAAAATACAAAGTTTACGCAAGGGCCATTTCTGGTTTGCCGGGCGATCCGCAGGTGGCGGCATTTACGCAGCGTTATTTCTTTTTTAACCCTGCCACAGTAAGTTATACGTTGTTTTATACCCATCTGGTAAATCCCTTAACCTATAACGAAACCTATTTAGGAGAATATACGCCAGCACAGTTTGGCAATTTTCAGGTGAGGTTAACCGCTGCAAACAGTACGAGTGTAAATGTAAGTACACTCATATTGGATTATCTCCGCTTCGAACCAGTTTTACCTTAA
- a CDS encoding fasciclin domain-containing protein: MKMKLDIRKITYLVIFSALIIFVINACKRESLTLSTTDDVNITGFLEKNPDKFSLFTQILERSGTKGYLAAYGKYTMFTPDNNAVNDWLKSLNKTTVDQLSAAELKDVVRFHVLPDTVATGKFTDGKLTQITLYGQYLQTGVTFKDGVSSYIINKQALITQSNVRVGNGIIHVIDHVLIPSTKTLASTIEGNNRYSIFTQALKETGFYDSLNYVQAVIPDTTRRFQTVILESDSALQAAGFNNYAALKAKLSKTGNPKSHADSLWMYVAYHISTGASYTPDIVSSPSLATLVPSEIITTKLVGTKILLNDDEFNGVIEPGVEVNRTFSNVTTSNGVLHESKGFYKIKPRVPTGVFFDIGDQPELKLLAAWRAPGQTIQLLQNGKLITAGIRLDAYRAGTIGPVYAVSSTPIGASDGRSYANRDVIQFNPTTSNTLRSIWMEIRTPMLVKGKYKVWICYTYNGSGPLTQVGVDVGTTQEQLLPNLVDFAQTLTSSGVPTANAALPSADGLMLTNGFKRYMATTAEVSNGVNGLQPIAQNNLWSVMVGKLAGVVDIKTTDKHWVRFTTLRGNGSGIMNMDMIHFIPIDDDQNYPRFSPSGLIYKRP; encoded by the coding sequence ATGAAAATGAAATTAGACATCCGGAAAATTACCTATTTGGTCATATTCAGCGCATTGATAATCTTCGTGATTAATGCCTGTAAAAGAGAAAGTTTAACATTAAGTACCACTGACGATGTAAACATTACCGGATTTTTGGAAAAAAACCCCGATAAATTTTCTTTGTTTACCCAAATTTTAGAAAGATCGGGTACAAAAGGATATTTGGCAGCTTATGGTAAATATACCATGTTTACGCCCGATAACAATGCAGTGAACGATTGGTTGAAAAGTTTAAATAAAACAACAGTCGATCAATTATCAGCCGCAGAGCTAAAAGACGTTGTTCGTTTCCACGTTTTACCAGATACCGTTGCCACAGGTAAATTTACCGATGGTAAGTTAACGCAGATTACCCTTTATGGTCAGTATCTGCAAACAGGCGTTACCTTTAAAGACGGCGTAAGTAGTTATATCATCAACAAACAGGCATTGATTACCCAGTCGAACGTTCGCGTAGGCAATGGAATTATCCACGTTATCGATCATGTGTTAATCCCTTCAACTAAAACACTGGCTTCAACCATCGAAGGCAATAACAGGTATAGCATTTTTACCCAGGCCTTAAAAGAAACCGGTTTTTACGACTCGTTAAACTATGTACAAGCTGTAATTCCCGACACTACACGTCGTTTTCAGACGGTAATTCTAGAATCCGATTCGGCATTACAAGCTGCAGGTTTTAACAATTACGCTGCTTTAAAAGCCAAACTTTCAAAAACAGGCAATCCGAAAAGCCATGCCGATAGTTTGTGGATGTATGTAGCTTACCATATTTCAACAGGGGCAAGTTATACACCAGATATTGTTTCTTCGCCTTCACTGGCAACATTAGTGCCTAGTGAAATTATAACCACAAAATTAGTGGGAACGAAAATCTTATTAAATGATGATGAATTTAACGGCGTAATTGAACCCGGCGTAGAAGTAAACAGAACTTTTAGTAATGTTACCACCTCAAATGGGGTTTTACACGAATCGAAAGGTTTTTACAAAATTAAACCAAGGGTACCTACAGGTGTTTTCTTCGATATTGGCGATCAGCCGGAACTAAAATTACTGGCTGCCTGGCGGGCACCCGGACAAACCATTCAGCTTTTACAAAATGGAAAGTTAATTACAGCAGGCATCAGGCTCGATGCTTACAGAGCAGGCACAATTGGTCCTGTTTATGCCGTATCGTCAACACCAATCGGTGCATCTGATGGTAGGAGTTATGCCAACAGAGATGTAATTCAGTTTAACCCAACCACCAGTAATACTTTACGTTCTATCTGGATGGAAATCAGAACTCCTATGCTGGTAAAAGGTAAATACAAAGTTTGGATCTGTTATACCTACAATGGCTCCGGACCGCTTACACAGGTTGGGGTAGATGTGGGCACAACACAAGAACAGTTACTGCCAAACCTGGTCGATTTTGCCCAAACATTAACCAGTTCTGGTGTGCCTACCGCCAATGCTGCTTTGCCTTCTGCAGATGGGTTAATGTTAACCAACGGTTTTAAACGCTACATGGCTACCACTGCCGAAGTAAGTAATGGTGTAAATGGTTTACAGCCCATCGCACAAAATAATTTATGGTCGGTTATGGTCGGGAAATTGGCTGGGGTAGTCGATATTAAAACAACAGATAAACACTGGGTAAGGTTTACTACGCTGCGTGGTAATGGAAGCGGGATTATGAATATGGATATGATTCACTTTATTCCAATTGACGATGATCAGAACTATCCAAGATTTAGTCCGTCGGGTCTGATTTATAAACGCCCATAA
- a CDS encoding RagB/SusD family nutrient uptake outer membrane protein, whose protein sequence is MKNILYSACLVMMLVMSSSCNKWLDLQPRDGITRQEFWKTKEDVLAAVSGCYTSLLAPPPGIGDKSLLEYMFMYGELRADMIAGGPSITTEETDIINVNITQDNTTARWAAFYRTINYCNTVLDFAPGVKATDPTFTDAALNGYVAEALTLRSLMYFYLLRTFRDVPLKLTATVKDTDLQDLPKTKQADILKQIVADLKKAEQGAVTTYGSTRFDKGRVTKFTVNALLADVYLWMEDYPNCITECNKIISSQRFALVGAAGWYNNVFFKGSSIETIFEFDQAIENPFYNLLVNSKRRFIGSPFLSTEIFIPDDVDPDNNYDIRPGSYYNSAFTIQKYGIENPSYVKWQAYRYSDIMMIKAEALALTGGGVEALALVDELRLRRNAVNATKSTVDPSETEALCDYILAERAREFAFEGKRWFDLLRNAKRNNYSRIDILLDLAAKTVSPTLQQSAITKFRDPNSHYLPIYQSELFTDPNLVQNPFYTK, encoded by the coding sequence ATGAAAAATATTTTATATAGCGCTTGTTTAGTAATGATGCTGGTGATGAGCAGCTCGTGTAACAAATGGCTCGATCTTCAACCCAGAGATGGGATTACAAGACAGGAATTCTGGAAAACGAAAGAAGATGTTTTAGCAGCAGTTTCTGGTTGTTACACCTCTTTACTGGCGCCTCCTCCGGGTATTGGTGATAAATCTTTATTGGAGTACATGTTTATGTATGGCGAGCTTAGGGCCGATATGATTGCTGGCGGACCTAGTATTACGACAGAAGAAACGGATATTATTAATGTAAATATTACCCAGGATAATACAACTGCAAGATGGGCAGCATTTTACCGTACCATTAACTATTGCAATACGGTGCTCGATTTTGCTCCTGGCGTTAAAGCTACCGACCCCACTTTTACTGATGCAGCATTAAACGGTTACGTGGCAGAAGCACTTACCTTAAGAAGCTTAATGTATTTTTACCTGTTACGTACTTTTAGAGATGTACCATTAAAATTAACCGCCACCGTAAAAGATACCGATTTACAGGATCTGCCAAAAACCAAACAGGCTGATATTTTAAAACAGATTGTTGCCGACTTAAAAAAAGCAGAACAAGGAGCGGTTACCACTTATGGTAGCACCAGGTTTGATAAGGGAAGGGTAACCAAATTTACCGTAAACGCTTTGTTAGCCGATGTGTACCTGTGGATGGAAGATTATCCGAACTGTATTACCGAGTGTAATAAAATCATCAGTTCGCAAAGATTTGCCTTGGTTGGCGCAGCTGGCTGGTACAATAATGTGTTTTTTAAAGGTTCATCCATCGAAACCATATTTGAATTTGACCAGGCGATAGAAAACCCATTTTATAATTTATTGGTAAATAGCAAACGACGTTTTATCGGTTCCCCATTTTTGAGTACCGAAATCTTTATTCCGGATGATGTTGATCCGGATAATAACTATGACATCCGACCAGGATCTTATTATAATTCGGCTTTTACCATCCAAAAATATGGCATAGAAAATCCATCTTATGTAAAATGGCAGGCTTATCGTTATTCCGATATCATGATGATTAAAGCCGAAGCATTGGCTTTAACCGGCGGCGGTGTAGAAGCTTTGGCATTGGTTGATGAACTGAGATTAAGACGTAACGCTGTAAATGCTACAAAATCTACTGTAGACCCTTCAGAAACAGAAGCTTTATGCGATTATATTTTGGCCGAACGTGCCAGAGAATTTGCTTTTGAAGGCAAAAGATGGTTCGATCTTTTACGCAATGCCAAACGCAATAACTATAGCCGCATTGATATTCTGTTAGATCTTGCAGCCAAAACAGTATCGCCTACACTTCAACAATCGGCCATTACCAAATTTAGAGATCCCAATAGCCATTACTTGCCGATTTATCAAAGTGAGTTATTTACAGATCCTAATCTTGTACAAAATCCATTTTATACTAAATAG